The proteins below are encoded in one region of Mauremys reevesii isolate NIE-2019 linkage group 15, ASM1616193v1, whole genome shotgun sequence:
- the LOC120383888 gene encoding serine/threonine-protein phosphatase 1 regulatory subunit 10-like isoform X3 translates to MTRVWIVSLPAHHERVSENEEENHDAEVPGLELETPSLVPLKKNPNVVVVSEKYNLMPMKRQSTSAPSGDNPPVEKKCKPLNTTPNSTKEIKVKIIPAQPMEGLGFLDAQNSAPIPGIKIKKKKKVLSPTAVKASPFEGKLVPEASAVKPSSPEPGTASKPVEVDRPSTPVLAVEVPELMETASSEQNSDAKPSESAADSTRLTKKGKKKKTVTWPEESKLREYFYFELDETELVNVNKIKDFGEAAKREMLKDQHAFKTARRLSHDAMGKKVPWVYPKLIDLPSPLVQPGSGSREKFTQAEREKGILQEIFLFKESVPDNLHEPDPESYEPLPPKLIPLDEGGPNSHKTAELMKQPDYSDKIKHLLGNLQTQPLGPSGVPHGLLGQGPLANGFPPGPKNMQHFPPGGPGPMPGPHGGPGGPNMLPGTSMLGGPRIMGPRPPQQDMSHRPVCRHFKLKGSCRYENNCAFYHPGVNGPPQCSAQGPPPSLPTPCETAQHSRPRFMDSGVPAVGLRLHPPLTASVRPCNARKRKKKKQQPPLMAAATEEPLRGEFPPQLHSLVYFNMMVALMRHDFAPPPQ, encoded by the exons atgactcgtgtctggattgtctctctcccagcacatcatgagagagtgagtgagaatgAAGAGGAGAATCATGATGCAGAAGTTCCTG GGTTGGAATTGGAGACTCCCTCACTGGTTCCTCTAAAGAAGAACCCCAACGTTGTAGTGGTGTCTGAAAAATACAACCTGATGCCGATGAAGAGACAGAG CACGTCCGCCCCCTCTGGAGACAACCCACCAGTAGAGAAGAAATGCAAGCCTCTGAACACCACCCCCAACAGCACCAAGGAAATCAAAGTTAAGATCATCCCCGCGCAAC CAATGGAGGGCTTGGGCTTCCTGGATGCCCAGAACTCTGCCCCCATCCCGGGGATCaagataaaaaagaaaaagaaagtcttGTCTCCTACTGCAGTCAAG GCGAGCCCGTTTGAAGGGAAGCTAGTCCCAGAAGCGAGCGCTGTTAAACCATCCTCTCCAGAACCTGGTACTGCATCCAAGCCCGTGGAGGTGGATCGGCCCAGCACTCCTGTGCTGGCAGTAGAGGTCCCAGAGCTGATGGAGACCG CCTCGTCTGAGCAGAACTCGGACGCCAAGCCCTCGGAGAGCGCCGCCGACTCCACGCGGCTTACCAAGAAGGGCAAGAAGAAGAAAACAGTGACTTGGCCTGAGGAGAGCAAACTGCGGGAGTACTTCTACTTCGAGCTGGATGAGACTGAGCTAG TCAACGTGAACAAGATCAAGGACTTTGGCGAGGCAGCCAAGCGGGAGATGCTGAAGGACCAGCACGCCTTCAAGACGGCGCGCCGGCTCAGCCACGACGCCATGGGGAAGAAGGTGCCCTGGGTTTACCCCAAGCTCATCGACCTGCCTAGCCCCTTGGTGCAGCCGGGCAGCGGCAGCCGCGAGAAGTTCACCCAGGCCGAGAGGGAGAAGGGCATCCTGCAGGAGATCTTCCTCTTCAAGGAGAG CGTTCCAGACAATCTCCACGAACCCGACCCGGAGTCGTACGAACCCCTGCCACCCAAACTCATCCCACTCGACGAG GGCGGGCCCAACAGCCACAAGACGGCGGAGCTAATGAAACAGCCGGATTACTCGGACAAGATCAAACACTTGCTTGGCAACCTCCAGACACAGCCCCTGGGGCCCTCAGGAG TGCCCCACGGGCTGCTGGGCCAAGGGCCTCTCGCCAATGGATTCCCACCTGGACCAAAGAACATGCAGCATTTCCCTCCCGGGGGACCAGGACCCATGCCTG GTCCCCATGGTGGCCCTGGGGGTCCTAACATGCTCCCAGGTACCAGCATGCTTGGTGGGCCCAGGATAATGGGCCCTCGCCCTCCCCAGCAAG ACATGTCGCACCGCCCTGTGTGTCGCCACTTCAAGTTGAAAGGCAGCTGCAGGTACGAGAACAACTGTGCCTTCTACCATCCCGGAGTGAATGGGCCGCCCCAGTGCAGCGCCCAGGGTCCTCCCCCCAGTCTGCCGACGCCCTGTGAAACCGCCCAACACAGCCGCCCCCGCTTCATGGACTCTGGGGTGCCCGCTGTCGGACTTCGGCTGCATCCACCACTTACGGCTTCTGTGAGGCCTTGTAATGCccggaagaggaagaagaagaagcagcaaCCCCCCCTGATGGCTGCTGCTACTGAGGAACCACTGCGGGGGGAATTCCCCCCACAACTCCACTCCCTCGTGTATTTTAACATGATGGTGGCGCTGATGAGACATGACTTTGCACCACCCCCCCAGTGA
- the LOC120383888 gene encoding serine/threonine-protein phosphatase 1 regulatory subunit 10-like isoform X2, with protein MTRVWIVSLPAHHERVSENEEENHDAEVPGLELETPSLVPLKKNPNVVVVSEKYNLMPMKRQSTSAPSGDNPPVEKKCKPLNTTPNSTKEIKVKIIPAQPMEGLGFLDAQNSAPIPGIKIKKKKKVLSPTAVKASPFEGKLVPEASAVKPSSPEPGTASKPVEVDRPSTPVLAVEVPELMETASSEQNSDAKPSESAADSTRLTKKGKKKKTVTWPEESKLREYFYFELDETELVNVNKIKDFGEAAKREMLKDQHAFKTARRLSHDAMGKKVPWVYPKLIDLPSPLVQPGSGSREKFTQAEREKGILQEIFLFKESVPDNLHEPDPESYEPLPPKLIPLDEECTMDEAPYQEGLDSAAASQSLGGSRASKLPPVLANLMPGPVFPKSPQGPNPSSSMNVQEILTSITGGPNSHKTAELMKQPDYSDKIKHLLGNLQTQPLGPSGVPHGLLGQGPLANGFPPGPKNMQHFPPGGPGPMPDMSHRPVCRHFKLKGSCRYENNCAFYHPGVNGPPQCSAQGPPPSLPTPCETAQHSRPRFMDSGVPAVGLRLHPPLTASVRPCNARKRKKKKQQPPLMAAATEEPLRGEFPPQLHSLVYFNMMVALMRHDFAPPPQ; from the exons atgactcgtgtctggattgtctctctcccagcacatcatgagagagtgagtgagaatgAAGAGGAGAATCATGATGCAGAAGTTCCTG GGTTGGAATTGGAGACTCCCTCACTGGTTCCTCTAAAGAAGAACCCCAACGTTGTAGTGGTGTCTGAAAAATACAACCTGATGCCGATGAAGAGACAGAG CACGTCCGCCCCCTCTGGAGACAACCCACCAGTAGAGAAGAAATGCAAGCCTCTGAACACCACCCCCAACAGCACCAAGGAAATCAAAGTTAAGATCATCCCCGCGCAAC CAATGGAGGGCTTGGGCTTCCTGGATGCCCAGAACTCTGCCCCCATCCCGGGGATCaagataaaaaagaaaaagaaagtcttGTCTCCTACTGCAGTCAAG GCGAGCCCGTTTGAAGGGAAGCTAGTCCCAGAAGCGAGCGCTGTTAAACCATCCTCTCCAGAACCTGGTACTGCATCCAAGCCCGTGGAGGTGGATCGGCCCAGCACTCCTGTGCTGGCAGTAGAGGTCCCAGAGCTGATGGAGACCG CCTCGTCTGAGCAGAACTCGGACGCCAAGCCCTCGGAGAGCGCCGCCGACTCCACGCGGCTTACCAAGAAGGGCAAGAAGAAGAAAACAGTGACTTGGCCTGAGGAGAGCAAACTGCGGGAGTACTTCTACTTCGAGCTGGATGAGACTGAGCTAG TCAACGTGAACAAGATCAAGGACTTTGGCGAGGCAGCCAAGCGGGAGATGCTGAAGGACCAGCACGCCTTCAAGACGGCGCGCCGGCTCAGCCACGACGCCATGGGGAAGAAGGTGCCCTGGGTTTACCCCAAGCTCATCGACCTGCCTAGCCCCTTGGTGCAGCCGGGCAGCGGCAGCCGCGAGAAGTTCACCCAGGCCGAGAGGGAGAAGGGCATCCTGCAGGAGATCTTCCTCTTCAAGGAGAG CGTTCCAGACAATCTCCACGAACCCGACCCGGAGTCGTACGAACCCCTGCCACCCAAACTCATCCCACTCGACGAG GAATGCACCATGGACGAGGCCCCCTACCAGGAAGGACTGGACTCAGCCGCCGCCTCACAGTCTCTTGGCGGATCCCGGGCCTCCAAGCTGCCTCCAGTGCTGGCCAACCTGATGCCGGGCCCCGTGTTCCCCAAGAGCCCTCAGGGCCCCAACCCCAGCTCCTCCATGAACGTGCAGGAGATCCTCACCTCCATCACG GGCGGGCCCAACAGCCACAAGACGGCGGAGCTAATGAAACAGCCGGATTACTCGGACAAGATCAAACACTTGCTTGGCAACCTCCAGACACAGCCCCTGGGGCCCTCAGGAG TGCCCCACGGGCTGCTGGGCCAAGGGCCTCTCGCCAATGGATTCCCACCTGGACCAAAGAACATGCAGCATTTCCCTCCCGGGGGACCAGGACCCATGCCTG ACATGTCGCACCGCCCTGTGTGTCGCCACTTCAAGTTGAAAGGCAGCTGCAGGTACGAGAACAACTGTGCCTTCTACCATCCCGGAGTGAATGGGCCGCCCCAGTGCAGCGCCCAGGGTCCTCCCCCCAGTCTGCCGACGCCCTGTGAAACCGCCCAACACAGCCGCCCCCGCTTCATGGACTCTGGGGTGCCCGCTGTCGGACTTCGGCTGCATCCACCACTTACGGCTTCTGTGAGGCCTTGTAATGCccggaagaggaagaagaagaagcagcaaCCCCCCCTGATGGCTGCTGCTACTGAGGAACCACTGCGGGGGGAATTCCCCCCACAACTCCACTCCCTCGTGTATTTTAACATGATGGTGGCGCTGATGAGACATGACTTTGCACCACCCCCCCAGTGA
- the LOC120383888 gene encoding serine/threonine-protein phosphatase 1 regulatory subunit 10-like isoform X1: MTRVWIVSLPAHHERVSENEEENHDAEVPGLELETPSLVPLKKNPNVVVVSEKYNLMPMKRQSTSAPSGDNPPVEKKCKPLNTTPNSTKEIKVKIIPAQPMEGLGFLDAQNSAPIPGIKIKKKKKVLSPTAVKASPFEGKLVPEASAVKPSSPEPGTASKPVEVDRPSTPVLAVEVPELMETASSEQNSDAKPSESAADSTRLTKKGKKKKTVTWPEESKLREYFYFELDETELVNVNKIKDFGEAAKREMLKDQHAFKTARRLSHDAMGKKVPWVYPKLIDLPSPLVQPGSGSREKFTQAEREKGILQEIFLFKESVPDNLHEPDPESYEPLPPKLIPLDEECTMDEAPYQEGLDSAAASQSLGGSRASKLPPVLANLMPGPVFPKSPQGPNPSSSMNVQEILTSITGGPNSHKTAELMKQPDYSDKIKHLLGNLQTQPLGPSGVPHGLLGQGPLANGFPPGPKNMQHFPPGGPGPMPGPHGGPGGPNMLPGTSMLGGPRIMGPRPPQQDMSHRPVCRHFKLKGSCRYENNCAFYHPGVNGPPQCSAQGPPPSLPTPCETAQHSRPRFMDSGVPAVGLRLHPPLTASVRPCNARKRKKKKQQPPLMAAATEEPLRGEFPPQLHSLVYFNMMVALMRHDFAPPPQ; the protein is encoded by the exons atgactcgtgtctggattgtctctctcccagcacatcatgagagagtgagtgagaatgAAGAGGAGAATCATGATGCAGAAGTTCCTG GGTTGGAATTGGAGACTCCCTCACTGGTTCCTCTAAAGAAGAACCCCAACGTTGTAGTGGTGTCTGAAAAATACAACCTGATGCCGATGAAGAGACAGAG CACGTCCGCCCCCTCTGGAGACAACCCACCAGTAGAGAAGAAATGCAAGCCTCTGAACACCACCCCCAACAGCACCAAGGAAATCAAAGTTAAGATCATCCCCGCGCAAC CAATGGAGGGCTTGGGCTTCCTGGATGCCCAGAACTCTGCCCCCATCCCGGGGATCaagataaaaaagaaaaagaaagtcttGTCTCCTACTGCAGTCAAG GCGAGCCCGTTTGAAGGGAAGCTAGTCCCAGAAGCGAGCGCTGTTAAACCATCCTCTCCAGAACCTGGTACTGCATCCAAGCCCGTGGAGGTGGATCGGCCCAGCACTCCTGTGCTGGCAGTAGAGGTCCCAGAGCTGATGGAGACCG CCTCGTCTGAGCAGAACTCGGACGCCAAGCCCTCGGAGAGCGCCGCCGACTCCACGCGGCTTACCAAGAAGGGCAAGAAGAAGAAAACAGTGACTTGGCCTGAGGAGAGCAAACTGCGGGAGTACTTCTACTTCGAGCTGGATGAGACTGAGCTAG TCAACGTGAACAAGATCAAGGACTTTGGCGAGGCAGCCAAGCGGGAGATGCTGAAGGACCAGCACGCCTTCAAGACGGCGCGCCGGCTCAGCCACGACGCCATGGGGAAGAAGGTGCCCTGGGTTTACCCCAAGCTCATCGACCTGCCTAGCCCCTTGGTGCAGCCGGGCAGCGGCAGCCGCGAGAAGTTCACCCAGGCCGAGAGGGAGAAGGGCATCCTGCAGGAGATCTTCCTCTTCAAGGAGAG CGTTCCAGACAATCTCCACGAACCCGACCCGGAGTCGTACGAACCCCTGCCACCCAAACTCATCCCACTCGACGAG GAATGCACCATGGACGAGGCCCCCTACCAGGAAGGACTGGACTCAGCCGCCGCCTCACAGTCTCTTGGCGGATCCCGGGCCTCCAAGCTGCCTCCAGTGCTGGCCAACCTGATGCCGGGCCCCGTGTTCCCCAAGAGCCCTCAGGGCCCCAACCCCAGCTCCTCCATGAACGTGCAGGAGATCCTCACCTCCATCACG GGCGGGCCCAACAGCCACAAGACGGCGGAGCTAATGAAACAGCCGGATTACTCGGACAAGATCAAACACTTGCTTGGCAACCTCCAGACACAGCCCCTGGGGCCCTCAGGAG TGCCCCACGGGCTGCTGGGCCAAGGGCCTCTCGCCAATGGATTCCCACCTGGACCAAAGAACATGCAGCATTTCCCTCCCGGGGGACCAGGACCCATGCCTG GTCCCCATGGTGGCCCTGGGGGTCCTAACATGCTCCCAGGTACCAGCATGCTTGGTGGGCCCAGGATAATGGGCCCTCGCCCTCCCCAGCAAG ACATGTCGCACCGCCCTGTGTGTCGCCACTTCAAGTTGAAAGGCAGCTGCAGGTACGAGAACAACTGTGCCTTCTACCATCCCGGAGTGAATGGGCCGCCCCAGTGCAGCGCCCAGGGTCCTCCCCCCAGTCTGCCGACGCCCTGTGAAACCGCCCAACACAGCCGCCCCCGCTTCATGGACTCTGGGGTGCCCGCTGTCGGACTTCGGCTGCATCCACCACTTACGGCTTCTGTGAGGCCTTGTAATGCccggaagaggaagaagaagaagcagcaaCCCCCCCTGATGGCTGCTGCTACTGAGGAACCACTGCGGGGGGAATTCCCCCCACAACTCCACTCCCTCGTGTATTTTAACATGATGGTGGCGCTGATGAGACATGACTTTGCACCACCCCCCCAGTGA